A portion of the Pseudopipra pipra isolate bDixPip1 chromosome 1, bDixPip1.hap1, whole genome shotgun sequence genome contains these proteins:
- the RPA3 gene encoding replication protein A 14 kDa subunit: MGDIHEVPRPRIATGQLAQHIGQPVCFVGRVEKIHPTGKLFVLSDGVGKHTTVELSEPLDEEISGIIEVVGRVTNQATIMCVSYVQFREDKSPFDLELYNEALKIIHEFPEYFPFGTGRNT, translated from the exons ATGGGCGACATCCACGAGGTGCCGCGGCCGCGCATCGCCACCGGGCAGCTGGCGCAGCACATCGGGCAGCCCGTCTGCTTCGTGGGCCGCGTCGAGAAG ATTCATCCTACTGGAAAGCTTTTCGTGCTTTCGGATGGCGTAGGGAAACATACGACTGTGGAGCTGAGCGAACCT CTAGATGAGGAGATCTCAGGAATTATTGAAGTAGTGGGAAGAGTAACAAATCAGGCAACCATCATGTGTGTGTCATACGTCCAGTTCAGAGAAGATAAAAGTCCATTTG ATCTGGAACTCTACAATGAAGCACTAAAAATTATTCATGAATTCCCTGAATACTTCCCATTTGGTACTGGCAGGAACACTTGA